The nucleotide sequence GGCGGCTGCGGCGGCGAGGATGAGGGCGGTGTATCGCATGATGGTTGTCCTTGTGGTCGGGCGGCTTGGTGCCGTTGTTCAAACCCGATATTGTAAAGGTTTCAGACGAGTGCCGACAGTTTTTCGGCACATTCGGCGAGCGCCTGCATATCTTTTGCAACGGCGTCGGTAAAGGGCAGGGGATGGGCTTTGCTGCCGAACCATACGGTTTTCATGCCCAGCTCTTTGGCTTGGTGCAGGTTGTCCGCGCTGTCGTCGATCATGATGCACTGTTCGGGCGCAGCGTCGAGCAGGCGGCAGACGGTCAGGTAGGCTTGCGGGTCGGGCTTGTAACGCAGCCCGAAGTCGTCCGTGCCGAAGAGCGCGTCAAAACGGTTTTCCAAACCCAATGCCCCGATGATAGCGCGGACGTAAAACGAAGGGCCGTTGGAAAAAACGGCTTTGCGTCCTTTCAGACGACCTAAAACGCTTTCGGTTCCCTCCATGCCCTCCAATTTTGCCAAGATTTGCGCGATGGGATGGCTTTCGCGCAGAAACTCGCGGATGTCGATTTCGGGATGGTGGATTTGCAGGCCGGC is from Neisseria sicca and encodes:
- a CDS encoding pyrimidine 5'-nucleotidase, producing the protein MNFSPIWLFDLDNTLHNADAGIFYIINRAMTDYMAQRLKLSEEAASDLRQDYWHRYGATLAGLQIHHPEIDIREFLRESHPIAQILAKLEGMEGTESVLGRLKGRKAVFSNGPSFYVRAIIGALGLENRFDALFGTDDFGLRYKPDPQAYLTVCRLLDAAPEQCIMIDDSADNLHQAKELGMKTVWFGSKAHPLPFTDAVAKDMQALAECAEKLSALV